A stretch of Myxococcus hansupus DNA encodes these proteins:
- a CDS encoding PRC-barrel domain-containing protein has translation MIRTDAVHEGMTVRTAKGVVLGHVTAIGDTHFELEPGLVPIPRRDYLVEFSDVDFISGKDVYLVDADHPLLTLEVDDDGGALPPRHSRGMDREPVNEGLESEPARE, from the coding sequence ATGATTCGGACAGACGCGGTACACGAAGGCATGACGGTGCGGACGGCGAAGGGCGTCGTCCTGGGGCACGTGACGGCCATCGGAGACACGCACTTCGAACTGGAGCCCGGGCTCGTCCCCATCCCCCGGCGTGACTACCTGGTGGAGTTCTCCGACGTGGACTTCATCAGCGGCAAGGACGTCTACCTGGTCGACGCGGACCATCCGCTCCTCACGCTGGAGGTGGATGACGACGGCGGCGCGCTTCCACCCCGTCATTCAAGGGGCATGGACCGGGAGCCGGTGAACGAGGGCCTGGAGTCCGAGCCCGCGCGCGAGTGA
- a CDS encoding Kelch repeat-containing protein translates to MLFALMFSCSAGPRSEDGDSGVVGQGLTLASPRKLLPFVTLDDGRVLAAGGHDGHRTLSSCEVFEPATGRWSETGPLRTRRRNHAAVRLTDGRVLVMGGSNGVAMGALAEAEVYSPVAGTWTEVARMAVARNDPAAVRLADGRVLVAGGTDVDLRPLRSAEVFDPETGTWSFVSPPGFVRGGALTAVLLDTGKVLFVSGLQAELYDAVTDLWEKAGPAGGAAGTHRLAHSVTLLQDGRVLVVGGTTARAAATAEVYSPQTGTWTLVAAPQVPREHHATVVLPDGAVLVMGGEHYTTGALASVERFDPRTETWSSEPALEEPREKLGALALVDGAVLVMGGGNEAMGMLIEAERYVPGTCGVQPCSAPQPASVQGVAALPVSGLAE, encoded by the coding sequence ATGCTTTTCGCTCTCATGTTCTCCTGCAGCGCGGGTCCGCGTTCGGAGGACGGCGATTCCGGGGTGGTGGGGCAGGGGCTGACGCTCGCCTCGCCGCGCAAGCTGCTGCCCTTCGTCACGTTGGATGACGGGCGCGTGCTGGCCGCCGGCGGGCATGACGGCCACCGCACGCTGTCGAGCTGCGAGGTGTTCGAGCCCGCGACGGGCCGCTGGAGTGAGACGGGGCCTTTGCGCACGCGCCGGCGCAACCACGCGGCGGTGCGGCTGACGGACGGGCGCGTGCTGGTGATGGGCGGCTCGAACGGCGTGGCCATGGGCGCGCTCGCGGAGGCGGAGGTGTACTCGCCTGTCGCCGGGACGTGGACGGAGGTGGCCCGCATGGCCGTGGCGCGCAATGACCCGGCGGCGGTGCGCCTGGCGGATGGACGGGTGCTGGTGGCGGGCGGCACGGACGTGGACCTGCGGCCCCTGCGCTCGGCGGAGGTGTTCGACCCGGAGACGGGGACGTGGAGCTTCGTGTCGCCTCCGGGCTTCGTGCGGGGCGGCGCCCTGACGGCGGTGCTGTTGGACACGGGCAAGGTGCTCTTCGTGAGCGGGCTCCAGGCGGAGCTTTACGACGCGGTGACGGACCTCTGGGAGAAGGCGGGACCCGCGGGGGGCGCGGCGGGGACGCACCGGTTGGCGCATTCGGTGACGTTGCTGCAGGACGGGCGCGTGTTGGTGGTGGGCGGGACGACGGCGCGCGCCGCGGCCACGGCGGAGGTGTACTCACCCCAGACGGGAACGTGGACGCTGGTGGCCGCGCCCCAGGTGCCTCGCGAGCACCACGCCACGGTGGTGTTGCCGGATGGCGCGGTGCTGGTGATGGGCGGCGAGCACTACACGACGGGGGCGCTCGCGTCCGTGGAGCGCTTCGACCCGCGGACGGAGACGTGGTCCTCCGAACCCGCGTTGGAGGAGCCGCGTGAGAAGCTGGGCGCCCTGGCGCTGGTGGATGGCGCGGTGCTGGTGATGGGCGGAGGCAATGAGGCGATGGGCATGCTCATCGAGGCCGAGCGCTATGTGCCGGGGACGTGTGGCGTGCAGCCGTGCTCGGCGCCGCAGCCGGCCAGCGTGCAGGGCGTGGCGGCGCTCCCGGTGTCCGGGTTGGCCGAGTAG
- a CDS encoding M24 family metallopeptidase: MRTRTLLLAPLLLSTSCATVAPSAQASDAAEKTAAKASTPARPFGTLREQAQRQQTWLAERMETALPQLMRKYGVDMWVIPMREYNEDPVFKALVSPTTFAARRRTIYVFFDRGPEQGIERLALGGGSQGGIYTPRRAQRQVDGGGVNRQAELWGPEQWQVLKQVLEERQPKSIALNVSRTFAFADGLSHGEYEGMAEALGPDWVNRFTSVDGLAVDFIAWRSADEARFYEEQTKLAWDIIETAFSNQVITPGVTTTRDVEWWMRQRLADLGLETWFQPSVDVQRQGADDKGLGENPVIQRGDVLHCDYGVTALGLNTDTQHMGYVLREGETDVPEGLKAALKASNRLQDIVFEELRPGRSGNDILRVSRERMRAEGINGTVYSHPIGLHGHGAGPMVGLWDRQEGVPGNGDHQVIANQWYSIELQATSAVPEWNGQLLRSAQEEDVTIDAEGRVHWAWKRQTDFHLVR; the protein is encoded by the coding sequence ATGCGCACCCGGACCTTGCTGCTTGCCCCGTTGCTGCTCTCCACTTCCTGCGCCACCGTCGCTCCCTCGGCGCAGGCCTCGGACGCCGCCGAGAAGACCGCGGCGAAGGCGTCCACGCCCGCGCGTCCCTTCGGCACCTTGCGTGAGCAGGCGCAGCGCCAGCAGACCTGGCTGGCCGAGCGCATGGAGACCGCCTTGCCCCAGCTCATGCGGAAGTACGGCGTGGACATGTGGGTCATCCCGATGCGCGAGTACAACGAGGACCCTGTCTTCAAGGCGCTCGTGTCGCCCACGACGTTCGCCGCGCGCCGCCGGACCATCTACGTGTTCTTCGACCGGGGCCCCGAGCAGGGCATCGAGCGGCTCGCGTTGGGTGGAGGCTCGCAGGGCGGCATCTACACGCCACGCCGCGCGCAGCGGCAGGTGGACGGCGGCGGTGTGAACCGTCAGGCGGAGCTGTGGGGCCCCGAGCAGTGGCAGGTGCTCAAGCAGGTGCTGGAGGAGCGCCAGCCGAAGTCCATCGCGCTCAACGTGTCGCGCACCTTCGCTTTCGCGGACGGCCTCAGCCATGGCGAGTACGAGGGCATGGCGGAGGCGCTCGGGCCCGACTGGGTGAATCGCTTCACGTCGGTGGACGGGCTGGCGGTGGACTTCATCGCCTGGCGCTCGGCGGACGAGGCCCGCTTCTACGAGGAGCAGACGAAGCTCGCGTGGGACATCATCGAGACGGCCTTCTCCAATCAGGTCATCACCCCGGGCGTCACGACCACGCGTGACGTGGAGTGGTGGATGCGGCAGCGCCTGGCGGACCTGGGCCTGGAGACGTGGTTCCAGCCGTCGGTGGACGTGCAGCGGCAGGGCGCCGACGACAAGGGGCTGGGCGAGAACCCGGTCATCCAGCGCGGCGACGTGCTGCACTGCGACTACGGCGTCACCGCGCTGGGGCTGAACACGGACACCCAGCACATGGGCTACGTGCTGCGCGAGGGCGAGACGGACGTGCCCGAAGGGTTGAAGGCGGCGCTGAAGGCGTCCAACCGGCTGCAGGACATCGTCTTCGAGGAGCTGCGTCCGGGGCGCTCGGGCAATGACATCCTGCGCGTCTCGCGGGAGCGGATGCGCGCCGAGGGCATCAATGGCACGGTGTACTCGCATCCCATTGGTCTGCACGGCCACGGCGCCGGCCCCATGGTGGGCCTGTGGGACCGGCAGGAGGGCGTGCCCGGCAATGGGGACCATCAGGTGATTGCGAACCAGTGGTACTCCATCGAGCTCCAGGCCACGTCCGCGGTGCCGGAGTGGAACGGCCAACTGCTGCGCTCGGCGCAGGAAGAGGACGTCACCATCGACGCCGAGGGCCGCGTGCACTGGGCCTGGAAGCGTCAGACGGACTTCCACCTGGTGCGCTGA
- a CDS encoding Ig-like domain-containing protein, whose translation MQTQGPAYCREGAWTLSVSFEGATPERVQLITNDEVPTRLEAPYQHVVDCAAHAEGRFAFKARAWVDGKHVDAEAVAVTVDRTPPTVVSVKPGHSHPSVSSPMGFVFSEPILPESLQSEPARLIGPTNLPVPYQAVLRENGTVLELVPESLLQPPFTLYALELQTSLTDLAGNLLETVLPDFAHMHFADYWPFGRVTAPLASGEGPRSFVLESGDNRTEPIIGYTQDEQGIREPMVARWRDGAWQRLPPIREANTRTEHASEILVAQKTGVLVTAWTEKSATTRTIQLHVASYNGRAWQHLGAPHDTRSDLGKIPLALDEEGKPVIVVERNVSASETEVRVLRWTGSEWISLGTPFNRSPMPQVAIAVDATRVFVGWEEWTFAAGLFAKHIHVAAFENGRWTPVGTAIPSRANAFVDHITLAIQPDRHIFISWTENGFSHTSSNIKVSSMTLDSSQSNWDSPESVAAQIGESRYSELHLVVDNDGEPWLAWTERHMYISEVESYFRRRRATGWELKQFIAREWLQDFLLDTAGGPWALSGGAVVRPQ comes from the coding sequence GTGCAGACCCAAGGCCCGGCGTACTGCCGGGAGGGAGCGTGGACGCTCTCCGTCTCCTTCGAAGGCGCCACTCCGGAGCGAGTCCAACTCATCACGAACGACGAGGTACCCACGCGGCTGGAGGCCCCGTACCAGCACGTCGTCGACTGCGCCGCTCATGCCGAGGGACGCTTCGCGTTCAAGGCTCGCGCGTGGGTTGATGGCAAGCACGTCGACGCCGAAGCGGTGGCTGTCACGGTGGACCGCACGCCACCGACCGTGGTCTCCGTGAAGCCTGGCCACAGCCATCCGTCCGTGTCTTCACCAATGGGGTTCGTCTTCTCAGAGCCGATACTGCCGGAGTCACTTCAATCCGAGCCGGCGAGGCTCATCGGCCCGACCAATCTACCAGTCCCATATCAAGCGGTTCTTCGGGAAAACGGAACGGTCCTTGAGTTGGTGCCGGAATCACTGCTCCAGCCCCCATTCACGTTGTATGCGCTGGAACTCCAGACGAGCCTGACCGACCTGGCCGGAAACCTACTCGAGACAGTCCTGCCAGATTTCGCTCACATGCACTTCGCCGACTACTGGCCCTTTGGCCGTGTCACGGCGCCTCTTGCCTCCGGCGAAGGGCCGCGTTCGTTCGTGCTTGAAAGCGGCGATAACAGGACCGAGCCCATCATCGGCTATACCCAAGACGAACAGGGTATCCGAGAGCCCATGGTCGCACGATGGCGTGACGGCGCCTGGCAGCGACTCCCCCCGATTCGCGAAGCCAATACACGAACTGAACATGCCTCCGAGATTCTGGTGGCGCAAAAGACCGGCGTGCTTGTCACCGCCTGGACCGAGAAGAGCGCAACGACCCGAACCATTCAACTTCATGTCGCGAGCTACAACGGAAGGGCGTGGCAACATCTGGGCGCGCCCCACGACACTCGCTCCGACCTCGGAAAAATCCCTCTGGCGCTGGACGAGGAGGGCAAACCCGTCATCGTAGTGGAGCGAAATGTCTCCGCTTCCGAAACGGAAGTCCGAGTCCTTCGATGGACAGGCTCGGAGTGGATTTCACTGGGCACTCCCTTCAACAGGAGCCCCATGCCGCAGGTCGCTATCGCTGTCGATGCCACTCGAGTGTTCGTGGGCTGGGAGGAGTGGACCTTCGCAGCAGGTCTTTTCGCCAAGCACATCCACGTCGCTGCGTTCGAGAATGGAAGATGGACTCCCGTAGGCACAGCCATCCCATCCAGAGCGAATGCATTCGTGGACCACATCACGCTTGCGATACAACCCGACCGCCACATTTTCATTTCTTGGACTGAGAACGGATTTTCCCACACCTCAAGCAACATCAAAGTTTCATCCATGACGCTGGACTCCTCGCAATCCAATTGGGACTCACCCGAATCTGTAGCTGCCCAGATTGGCGAGAGTCGGTACTCGGAACTCCATCTCGTCGTCGACAACGACGGTGAGCCCTGGCTGGCGTGGACCGAACGCCACATGTATATCTCAGAGGTAGAGAGCTATTTCCGCAGGCGCCGTGCCACGGGCTGGGAGCTCAAGCAATTCATTGCCAGAGAGTGGCTGCAGGACTTCTTGCTCGACACCGCTGGGGGCCCCTGGGCCTTGTCGGGCGGCGCCGTCGTACGCCCGCAGTGA
- a CDS encoding cytochrome-c peroxidase, which yields MTLYRWRAVTLALVLGGSGMACESEEAFPNLDELDQLRSLHSLGRQPPRDSTNRVDGVARAEALGDRLFHDAGLSRCGTVSCASCHGGEGLTVSTAKAEGCDGHLSERNPPTLLNVAYNRWFMWDGRADRLWSQAVLPLLNPVEMNSDAQVVRARLDAVPDYVTEYQAMFGTTPSEATDDALLANVGKAMAAYQRTLVRIDAPFDADVRRFLTAVEAGQAEADPAYLGLKTFLRKGQCIVCHKGPALTDDLFHNIGVEDTGPGGGGQWSVLTPLLDWEFNAASRHSDAPTGTIAARLQTLRTQANRETLEGAFRTPSLRNLTLTAPYMHTGEQATLEEVIDFYNDGGGAAGTFVGKKTETMVPLDLTNEEKRALVTLLQSMTGATHH from the coding sequence ATGACTTTGTATCGCTGGCGCGCCGTGACGCTCGCCCTGGTCCTCGGCGGGTCGGGCATGGCGTGTGAATCCGAAGAAGCGTTCCCCAATCTCGACGAGCTGGACCAGCTTCGCAGCCTGCACAGCCTGGGGCGTCAGCCGCCCAGGGACAGCACCAACCGCGTGGACGGCGTGGCACGCGCCGAGGCGCTGGGCGACCGGCTGTTTCACGATGCCGGCTTGTCACGCTGCGGCACGGTGTCCTGCGCGAGCTGCCACGGTGGCGAGGGCCTCACGGTCAGCACCGCCAAGGCGGAGGGCTGTGACGGGCACCTGTCCGAGCGCAACCCGCCCACCCTGTTGAACGTGGCGTACAACCGCTGGTTCATGTGGGACGGCCGCGCGGACCGGCTGTGGAGCCAGGCCGTCCTGCCCCTGCTCAACCCGGTGGAGATGAACTCGGACGCGCAGGTGGTGCGCGCCCGGCTCGACGCCGTTCCCGACTACGTCACCGAGTATCAGGCCATGTTCGGCACGACGCCCTCGGAGGCGACGGACGACGCGCTGCTGGCCAACGTGGGCAAGGCGATGGCCGCCTATCAGCGGACGCTGGTGCGCATCGACGCGCCGTTCGACGCCGACGTGCGCCGCTTCCTCACGGCGGTGGAGGCGGGCCAGGCGGAGGCGGACCCGGCGTACCTGGGGTTGAAGACGTTCCTGCGCAAGGGCCAGTGCATCGTGTGCCACAAGGGCCCGGCGCTCACCGACGACCTGTTCCACAACATCGGCGTGGAGGACACCGGCCCCGGCGGAGGGGGCCAGTGGAGCGTGCTGACGCCGCTGCTGGACTGGGAGTTCAACGCCGCCAGCCGCCACAGCGACGCGCCCACCGGCACCATCGCGGCCCGGCTCCAGACGCTGAGGACCCAGGCGAACCGCGAGACGCTGGAGGGGGCGTTCCGCACGCCGTCGCTGCGCAACCTGACGCTGACGGCGCCGTACATGCACACCGGCGAGCAGGCCACGCTGGAAGAGGTCATCGACTTCTACAACGACGGTGGCGGCGCGGCCGGCACCTTCGTGGGCAAGAAGACTGAGACCATGGTGCCGCTGGACCTCACGAACGAGGAGAAGCGCGCGCTGGTGACGCTGCTCCAGTCCATGACGGGCGCGACGCACCACTGA
- a CDS encoding DUF2267 domain-containing protein — MSIQKQERTTSWTGLGVGTDRKSFLDAISSQIPDYEADRAAEAVFCTLSERLSASWVAHLREQLPPDIRDAFRVCHRHRGEAPVKLDRDDFYLRVANHLNAEPENVRLVLHGVFSALHAQLPDAEAKKLEQQLPAWLQGTWAAARLHVDRPY, encoded by the coding sequence ATGTCGATACAGAAGCAGGAGCGCACGACCTCGTGGACGGGGTTGGGCGTGGGGACGGACCGCAAGTCGTTTCTGGACGCAATATCCTCCCAGATTCCGGATTACGAGGCGGACCGGGCGGCCGAAGCGGTGTTCTGCACGCTGTCGGAACGGCTGTCCGCGTCGTGGGTGGCGCACCTGCGAGAGCAGCTCCCGCCGGACATCCGCGACGCGTTTCGCGTTTGTCACCGGCACCGGGGGGAAGCCCCCGTGAAGCTGGACCGCGATGACTTCTACCTGAGGGTGGCCAACCACCTGAACGCCGAGCCGGAGAACGTGCGGCTGGTGCTTCACGGGGTGTTCTCCGCGCTGCACGCGCAGCTTCCGGATGCGGAGGCCAAGAAGTTGGAACAGCAGCTTCCCGCCTGGCTCCAAGGCACGTGGGCCGCCGCGCGGTTGCACGTGGACCGGCCGTACTGA
- a CDS encoding outer membrane protein, with protein sequence MKALGRGALCTAALWGGAALAQMDDRPYEEPDLRSPEAVAVRDRDREQPRADTGIYAQLGGGLEGYTGQLAPEVTPGFSYGVAVGYRPHPFVALELGYSGGLSDIDDRVGLLEDTRGGPDIVRNAGQAVVVGNLTDTRLQPYVLAGIGVDRYNVRNDARGALRGFSDDTSGYVPAGVGLRYQVGQLITADARVNYNFLFDQDFAPGGREPGALDGRYAAVLSLGGTY encoded by the coding sequence ATGAAGGCACTCGGACGTGGCGCGCTGTGCACGGCGGCGCTCTGGGGTGGCGCGGCGCTGGCCCAGATGGATGACCGCCCCTACGAAGAACCGGACCTGCGCTCTCCAGAGGCCGTGGCGGTCCGGGACCGGGACCGGGAGCAGCCGCGGGCCGACACTGGCATCTACGCGCAGCTCGGCGGCGGACTGGAGGGCTACACCGGACAGCTCGCCCCGGAGGTCACCCCCGGCTTCTCCTACGGCGTCGCCGTGGGCTACCGGCCCCATCCGTTCGTCGCACTGGAGCTGGGCTACAGCGGCGGCCTGAGCGACATCGACGACCGCGTGGGCCTGCTGGAAGACACCCGGGGTGGGCCGGACATCGTGCGCAACGCCGGCCAGGCCGTCGTCGTGGGCAACCTCACCGACACCCGGCTCCAGCCCTACGTGCTCGCGGGCATCGGCGTGGACCGCTACAACGTCCGCAATGATGCCCGAGGCGCGCTGCGCGGCTTCTCGGACGACACCAGCGGCTACGTCCCGGCGGGCGTGGGCCTGCGCTACCAGGTGGGCCAGCTCATCACCGCCGACGCGCGGGTGAACTACAACTTCCTCTTCGACCAGGACTTCGCCCCCGGTGGGCGTGAGCCGGGCGCGCTGGATGGCCGCTACGCGGCGGTGCTCTCGCTGGGCGGCACCTATTGA
- a CDS encoding S8 family serine peptidase — MKRWGLMGLLALVACGPDDASDKGAQSRVCPNVIAGALSEPVSTRQVGAPLQMEEDGRQRVIIRYRNMGVRAQGRVEQVGGQVTATFRTTPAVAARMSLQEQRALLAEDPLVESIELDQTWHALAAATAPAPTLLTALTRGANPNELTAGLRKVQANEVWDLDGDGLPDPGRPTGAGVRVCVIDSGLDLEHPELMDAVVAGRDLLDDDDTPSDFSGSHGWGTGHGTHVAGIIAARPGHGGQGTPALQPTGLMGVAPGAELVIARVLDLYGSTHMSFVLAAVEYCAEQGAKVVSLSLGGGVATKTTLEVFEAARAQGMLVVAASGNYAVQAVDYPASDPNVLAVGALDAYDRRANFSSGGRGLALMAPGVDVLSTFPRGQGAFSTVDVQGTQPTSRSLLYGPIENRWGKLVDCGFGDSLDSCKGSTCSGFIAYVRHGKVPTDFAMVNVMKQGARAVIFGNARPEGGVDILSMPRRGQWVPAVTITQAGGTVLNRMLGELARVSMVRADYTYMSGTSMATPYVSGVAALLFSAYPAATPDQVKHALLSSAKDLGPAGYDEDYGHGLVQARLALETLAAMP; from the coding sequence ATGAAGCGGTGGGGACTCATGGGGCTGTTGGCGCTCGTGGCATGTGGGCCGGACGACGCCTCCGACAAGGGAGCCCAAAGTCGTGTGTGCCCCAACGTCATCGCGGGCGCCCTGTCGGAGCCCGTGAGCACCCGGCAGGTCGGCGCGCCCCTCCAAATGGAGGAGGACGGCCGGCAGCGGGTCATCATCCGCTACCGGAACATGGGCGTTCGGGCCCAGGGGCGCGTGGAGCAGGTGGGCGGCCAGGTGACGGCCACCTTCCGCACCACCCCCGCGGTGGCGGCGCGGATGTCCCTCCAGGAGCAGCGGGCGTTGCTGGCGGAAGACCCGCTGGTGGAGAGCATCGAGCTGGACCAGACCTGGCACGCCCTCGCGGCCGCCACGGCGCCCGCGCCCACCCTCCTGACGGCGCTGACGCGCGGCGCGAACCCGAACGAGCTCACCGCCGGGCTGCGCAAGGTCCAGGCGAACGAGGTGTGGGACCTGGACGGCGATGGCCTGCCGGACCCGGGCCGCCCCACGGGCGCGGGCGTGCGCGTGTGTGTCATCGACAGCGGGCTGGACCTGGAACATCCGGAGCTGATGGACGCGGTGGTGGCCGGACGCGACCTGCTGGATGACGACGACACGCCGTCCGACTTCAGCGGCAGCCACGGGTGGGGCACCGGCCATGGCACGCACGTGGCCGGCATCATCGCCGCGCGGCCGGGCCACGGCGGTCAGGGCACCCCGGCGCTGCAGCCCACGGGACTGATGGGCGTGGCACCCGGCGCGGAGCTCGTCATCGCGCGCGTGTTGGACCTCTACGGCAGCACGCACATGAGCTTCGTGCTGGCGGCGGTGGAGTACTGCGCCGAACAAGGCGCCAAGGTCGTCTCGCTGTCCCTGGGCGGCGGCGTCGCCACCAAGACGACGCTCGAGGTGTTCGAGGCCGCGCGCGCACAGGGCATGTTGGTGGTGGCCGCATCGGGCAACTACGCGGTCCAGGCGGTGGACTACCCCGCGTCGGATCCGAACGTGCTGGCGGTGGGGGCCCTGGACGCCTACGACCGCCGCGCCAACTTCTCCTCGGGCGGGCGCGGGCTGGCGCTGATGGCACCGGGCGTGGACGTGCTCTCCACCTTCCCGCGCGGCCAGGGGGCCTTCTCCACCGTGGACGTGCAGGGCACGCAGCCCACGTCGCGCTCGCTGCTGTACGGCCCCATCGAGAACCGATGGGGCAAGCTGGTGGACTGCGGCTTTGGCGACTCGCTGGACTCCTGCAAGGGCAGCACGTGCAGCGGGTTCATCGCCTATGTCCGCCACGGCAAGGTCCCCACGGACTTCGCCATGGTCAACGTGATGAAGCAGGGCGCGCGCGCCGTCATCTTCGGCAACGCGCGCCCGGAGGGAGGCGTGGACATCCTCTCCATGCCCAGGCGCGGGCAGTGGGTGCCCGCCGTCACCATCACCCAGGCGGGAGGCACCGTCCTGAACCGGATGCTGGGGGAGCTGGCGCGCGTCAGCATGGTGCGGGCGGACTACACGTATATGTCCGGCACCTCCATGGCCACGCCGTACGTCAGTGGCGTGGCCGCGCTGCTCTTCAGCGCCTACCCCGCCGCCACGCCCGACCAGGTGAAGCACGCGCTGCTGTCCTCCGCGAAGGACCTGGGGCCCGCGGGCTACGACGAGGACTACGGCCACGGCCTGGTGCAGGCGCGGCTCGCGCTGGAGACGCTCGCCGCCATGCCCTGA
- a CDS encoding serine/threonine protein kinase, protein MSTDPTESSRFLGRYELVHPLGQGGMGEVYLAKISGAAGFEKPCIVKTILPALLKDRQFLDRFHHEAKVLVHLVHSSIAQVYDMGEADGTYFMALEYVAGVDLAYLLEQARAQGVAVPVPVALFIGQRIAEGLGYAHRKAGPDGSPLGIVHRDVSPHNVMVSYEGEVKVIDFGLAKSAARSKYTLPATVMGKLGYMSPEQVRAEPLDHRSDIYSSGVVVWEMLAGRSLIPHGTVGEMMAAMSNPVVPSLKELRSDVEASLDAVVARALDARPDGRYTRSDELARALNTELVRSGAEMGAEEVGHFVRGLCPEAFDAQRRLISKVSSGSNIRRTPTPAGYGTGPQPVSAFEHTVMRGPETQPRLVSGGVARPGAVYADEADDLGTGATAVRPSLDSTPTVMVSGITMSSASAVEREPVDGASGLDTATSRKRPMGLYAAIAVLLVIATAATTALVVQTPAGPEPVASATGKDAPSVEPAVGMLGQTAQAPAQAVGVGIDAGEAGNAVAEVTPDKVAAITPDVDAPEKVAPDKSRTPRAQPVKAPVKKPVAVTPAVVYVTPAKVAPIKKLNGKPYVDRVLGRAFAPGEEVDVLGPLKSGKHEVLGRARVTRGGRAGLRPMRAFLELDDRALEATGALFVAVPDFGPAAAEAKADEETSAASPPSATSQVDAGVTVAPPAKRTLRGHVSEQGGVGGFLAPGVEVQNHERIDWTDCNVVKDIRSVAWLGVVKAGDRKSASRFRIDSDFDVGSGYLGVFCNEGELRVKLR, encoded by the coding sequence ATGAGTACCGACCCCACAGAGTCCTCTCGCTTCCTCGGACGCTACGAGCTCGTCCATCCCCTGGGTCAGGGAGGGATGGGTGAGGTGTACCTGGCGAAGATCAGCGGCGCGGCCGGCTTCGAGAAGCCGTGCATCGTGAAGACCATCCTGCCGGCCCTCCTGAAGGACCGGCAGTTCCTGGACCGCTTCCACCATGAGGCCAAGGTGCTGGTGCACCTGGTGCACTCGTCCATCGCCCAGGTCTACGACATGGGGGAGGCGGACGGGACGTACTTCATGGCGCTGGAATACGTGGCCGGCGTGGACCTGGCCTACCTGCTGGAGCAGGCGCGCGCGCAGGGCGTGGCGGTGCCGGTGCCGGTGGCGCTGTTCATTGGCCAGCGCATCGCGGAGGGCCTGGGCTACGCGCACCGCAAGGCGGGGCCGGATGGCTCGCCGCTGGGCATCGTCCACCGCGACGTGTCGCCGCACAACGTCATGGTGTCCTACGAGGGCGAGGTGAAGGTCATCGACTTCGGCCTCGCCAAGTCCGCGGCGCGCAGCAAGTACACGCTGCCGGCCACGGTGATGGGGAAGCTCGGCTACATGTCGCCCGAACAGGTGCGCGCCGAGCCCCTGGACCACCGCAGCGACATCTACTCCAGCGGTGTCGTGGTGTGGGAGATGCTGGCCGGCCGGTCCCTCATTCCCCACGGCACGGTGGGGGAGATGATGGCGGCCATGTCGAATCCGGTGGTGCCTTCGTTGAAGGAGCTCCGCTCGGACGTCGAGGCCTCGTTGGATGCCGTCGTGGCGCGCGCGCTCGATGCGCGTCCGGACGGGCGCTACACGCGGTCGGATGAGCTGGCGCGCGCGCTCAACACGGAGCTGGTGCGCTCGGGCGCGGAGATGGGCGCGGAGGAAGTGGGGCACTTCGTGCGCGGCTTGTGCCCGGAGGCGTTCGATGCCCAGCGCAGGCTCATCTCCAAGGTGTCCTCGGGCTCCAACATCCGCCGCACCCCCACGCCGGCCGGATATGGCACGGGGCCGCAGCCGGTGAGCGCCTTCGAGCACACGGTGATGCGCGGCCCGGAGACGCAGCCGCGTCTCGTCTCCGGCGGCGTCGCCCGGCCGGGCGCCGTCTACGCGGATGAAGCGGATGACCTGGGCACGGGCGCCACGGCGGTGCGGCCGTCCTTGGACTCCACCCCCACCGTGATGGTGTCCGGGATCACGATGTCGTCCGCGTCCGCGGTGGAGCGTGAGCCTGTTGACGGGGCCTCCGGCCTGGACACGGCGACGTCCCGCAAGCGGCCGATGGGGCTGTATGCGGCCATCGCCGTGCTGCTCGTGATTGCCACCGCCGCGACCACCGCGTTGGTGGTCCAGACGCCCGCGGGCCCGGAGCCGGTCGCCAGTGCCACGGGGAAGGATGCTCCGTCAGTGGAGCCCGCGGTCGGGATGCTGGGCCAAACGGCGCAGGCGCCCGCGCAGGCTGTCGGCGTGGGCATCGACGCCGGCGAGGCGGGGAACGCCGTGGCCGAGGTGACGCCCGACAAGGTGGCGGCGATCACCCCTGACGTCGACGCGCCGGAGAAGGTCGCGCCGGACAAGTCGAGGACGCCTCGCGCGCAGCCGGTGAAGGCGCCGGTGAAGAAGCCGGTGGCCGTCACGCCGGCCGTGGTCTACGTGACGCCCGCGAAGGTCGCCCCCATCAAGAAGCTCAACGGCAAGCCGTACGTCGACAGGGTCCTGGGCCGGGCCTTCGCTCCTGGCGAGGAGGTTGACGTGCTGGGGCCGCTGAAGAGCGGCAAGCACGAGGTCCTGGGCCGGGCCCGGGTGACGCGCGGCGGGCGCGCTGGACTGCGGCCGATGCGGGCGTTCCTGGAGCTGGATGACCGCGCGCTCGAGGCCACGGGGGCGCTCTTCGTGGCGGTTCCGGATTTCGGGCCGGCCGCCGCCGAGGCCAAGGCCGATGAAGAGACCTCCGCCGCGTCACCTCCCTCCGCCACGTCGCAGGTCGACGCCGGCGTGACGGTGGCGCCTCCCGCGAAACGCACCCTGCGAGGCCATGTGAGCGAGCAGGGCGGCGTGGGGGGATTCCTGGCCCCCGGGGTGGAGGTCCAGAATCACGAGCGGATCGACTGGACCGACTGCAACGTGGTGAAGGACATCCGCAGCGTGGCGTGGCTGGGCGTGGTGAAGGCCGGGGATCGCAAGTCGGCCAGCCGTTTCCGGATCGACTCGGACTTCGACGTGGGCTCCGGCTACCTGGGCGTCTTCTGCAATGAAGGCGAGCTGCGCGTGAAGCTGCGCTGA